A single genomic interval of Asinibacterium sp. OR53 harbors:
- the ilvN gene encoding acetolactate synthase small subunit, with translation MNKQEFTITVYTENRIGLVSRIAIMFSRRKINIESLNTSPSEIEGIHRFTIVIEETEEVVRKLVRQIEKQVEVLKAYYNTNDEIVWQEMALYKVSTDEIAEKIKVERLLHKYGARAILIRKDYTIFETSGHREEIDKLVKVLEPCGLIEFVRSGRVAIIKGSDSFHAKIKAFEKSEPGETVVENEFLDKQDEVFSM, from the coding sequence ATGAACAAACAGGAATTCACCATAACAGTATACACGGAGAACCGCATCGGTTTGGTAAGCCGTATTGCGATCATGTTCTCCAGGAGGAAGATCAATATTGAAAGTCTGAATACTTCGCCATCGGAAATAGAAGGCATTCACCGGTTCACCATTGTTATTGAAGAAACGGAAGAAGTGGTGCGCAAGCTGGTTCGCCAGATAGAAAAGCAGGTGGAAGTATTGAAAGCGTATTACAATACCAACGATGAGATCGTTTGGCAGGAAATGGCTTTGTACAAAGTATCTACCGATGAGATCGCCGAAAAAATAAAAGTGGAAAGGCTGCTGCACAAATATGGAGCAAGAGCGATACTCATTCGTAAAGACTATACCATTTTCGAAACCAGTGGCCATCGCGAAGAGATAGACAAGTTAGTTAAGGTATTGGAACCCTGCGGACTGATCGAGTTTGTGAGAAGTGGAAGGGTGGCCATCATTAAAGGCAGTGATAGTTTTCACGCCAAGATCAAGGCATTTGAGAAAAGTGAGCCGGGAGAAACTGTGGTAGAAAACGAATTCCTCGATAAGCAGGACGAAGTATTCAGCATGTAA